TATAGGTCTTTCCAGCTTTAAGCTGTACTTGCGGAATCGTTAACACGACATTATTAGTTCCAGCAACTCTAACTTCTAAATTAACAGTTAATGGAGATAATGTCAGGTAATCTGTAGCTTTTTCGTACGGAACATTGGGAAAGAGCACCTTACCACCTTGAACTGCAATATCAACATTTGGAGCACCTGGGGAGAGGTGAATAAACCGGACTTTTGCTTGGTTCGGGCTTACATACGGTTTATCTACAAAAACATTTAATTTAAGGTTTGCTACCCTTCCAGTTGCTGCAACAGTGTAGTAAGTATTTCTTGTTAAAGAAAGTTGTTCTCTTAAAACAGGCTGAGTTGTTTCCCCAGTTGGGTACACTTCAATCGTGTAGCGACCATATGGTAATTGTAAGTAATCAGTTGTTTCTTGAAAAACAAGATTCGTAATGGCTTTATTTCCGTTTACATAAACATCAACACCCGGTGCGTCTGGAGAGGCATGAAAAACACGTATAAAGGAATTCTGCTGTCCAGCTCTGTCTGCCATTCCGTAAGTATGTCCGTGAAAATCTGCAGCTGCAAGTTGTTGTACACACATTAAGTGTTTTTGATAATACATGATGTGCAGCTGAGGATTTGAGTATTTATAGTAGTCCGCCAGCATTTGATATTTTGCCGCTTCAAGTACCAACATTGATTCATTTTGGTGCATGCTATTCACTCCTAAAATAGTATTAACACCATACAATATGTAAAACGCCTATATAGTTTCCTATTTTTTGTCATTTTCACAATAATTTTTTTGCAGTTGTAAATAGTCACACATAAAACAGAGTAGATTTCTCCACTCTGTTTTTATATTTCAATTCATTTTTCTACCAAGGAAAGCCCCTTCTTCTTCTTCTGCGATCTTCAGCACCTAGTACATCATCATCTCGGTCATATCTTCTATCTCTTCTATCTTCTACACCTGCAACATCATTATCAAAACGACGACGACGCCTTTTATCATCTGCTTCAACGATAATCACTTCATCTGCATTAATGATTACACGATCTGCATTAATCACTAGCCTTTTTCTATTTTCTGACATTTATCCCACCTCCATTCTCTTTTACTACATGTTATGAAACGAACATAAAAACGAGTGGACGAGTATATTGGGACAACTCACTAATTTTTTAGTCTTCAAAAAAGGTTACATAATCAATTCTAGGTCAGGAAAAAATAAACAGATACGGTGGGAATGTGGGATGAAAAGAAAATGAAAAAGTTACTGGCAATTTTACTAGCAGCACTTCTTGCTACTTCTGTGGTGGCATGTGATGATGCTCCTGGTGAAGATGAAATCGGTGATGGTGAAATCAACGATGAGGAATAAGCAAAAGACACACGGTTTATCCGTGTGTCGTATTTGTTCTTGCTTTGATATAAAAATGAAACAACATAATAGCGAGTGTAACGAGAAAGGCCAATCCACCAAAAATATTACGATAAATGAGGTCTACAGCCAAGCCATCTTGAAGAGTAATCAAGATCCCCGTTAATGTTACACCAAAGGCTCCTCCGAAAAATTGAATCAGCTGGGTCATCCCCATCCCTATCCCAATCTCTTCAGTTGGGAGAATCCTTGAAACTTCATTAGCTACACTTGATGTAAGGGCTGAGAAACCGGTGCTCATAAACATATAAGTTAGTAAGAT
This genomic stretch from Metabacillus sp. B2-18 harbors:
- a CDS encoding DUF4397 domain-containing protein translates to MHQNESMLVLEAAKYQMLADYYKYSNPQLHIMYYQKHLMCVQQLAAADFHGHTYGMADRAGQQNSFIRVFHASPDAPGVDVYVNGNKAITNLVFQETTDYLQLPYGRYTIEVYPTGETTQPVLREQLSLTRNTYYTVAATGRVANLKLNVFVDKPYVSPNQAKVRFIHLSPGAPNVDIAVQGGKVLFPNVPYEKATDYLTLSPLTVNLEVRVAGTNNVVLTIPQVQLKAGKTYTAVAVGLAGGNPPLESLFLMP